The Klebsiella sp. RIT-PI-d genome includes a region encoding these proteins:
- the rpiA gene encoding ribose-5-phosphate isomerase RpiA, with amino-acid sequence MTQDELKKAVGWAALQYVVPGTIVGVGTGSTAAHFIDALGTMKGQIEGAVSSSDASTAKLKSLGITVFDLNEVDRLGIYVDGADEINGQMQMIKGGGAALTREKIIASVADKFICIADASKQVDILGTFPLPVEVIPMARSAVARELVKLGGRPEYRQGVLTDNGNVILDVWGMEIIDPVATENAINGIPGVVTVGLFANRGADVALIGTADGVKTIVK; translated from the coding sequence ATGACGCAGGATGAACTGAAAAAAGCAGTAGGCTGGGCCGCCCTTCAGTATGTCGTACCGGGCACAATTGTTGGGGTAGGGACCGGTTCGACTGCCGCCCATTTTATTGATGCGCTGGGTACCATGAAAGGGCAAATTGAGGGGGCGGTATCCAGTTCCGATGCGTCTACCGCTAAACTGAAAAGTCTCGGCATCACGGTATTTGATCTCAATGAAGTGGATCGCCTGGGCATCTATGTTGATGGCGCAGACGAGATTAATGGCCAGATGCAAATGATCAAAGGCGGCGGCGCGGCGCTGACCCGGGAAAAAATTATTGCCTCGGTCGCAGATAAGTTCATCTGCATTGCCGATGCATCAAAACAGGTCGATATCCTCGGCACCTTTCCGCTGCCTGTGGAAGTGATCCCGATGGCGCGCAGCGCGGTGGCGCGTGAGCTGGTCAAGCTGGGTGGGCGCCCGGAATATCGCCAGGGTGTATTAACCGACAACGGCAACGTTATCCTTGACGTCTGGGGAATGGAGATTATCGACCCTGTTGCCACCGAAAACGCGATTAATGGCATTCCGGGTGTTGTGACGGTGGGCCTGTTTGCCAATCGTGGCGCTGATGTTGCGCTCATCGGAACTGCTGATGGCGTGAAAACTATCGTGAAATGA
- the serA gene encoding phosphoglycerate dehydrogenase, giving the protein MAKVSLEKDKIKFLLVEGVHQKALDSLRAAGYTNIEYHKGALSTEQLKESIRDAHFIGLRSRTNLTEEVLAAAEKLVAVGCFCIGTNQVDLDAAAKRGVPVFNAPFSNTRSVAELVIGELLLLLRGIPEANAKAHRGIWNKLASGSFEARGKKLGIIGYGHIGTQLGILAESLGMYVYFYDIENKLPLGNATQVQHLSDLLNMSDVVSLHVPENASTKNMMGPEELALMKPGALLINAARGTVVDIPALCDALSRKHLAGAAIDVFPTEPATNTDPFTSPLCEFDNVILTPHIGGSTQEAQENIGLEVAGKLAKYSDNGSTLSAVNFPEVSLPLHGGRRLLHIHENRPGVLTAINQIFAAQGINIAAQFLQTSSMMGYVVIDIEAEEDVAQRALQSMKAIPGTIRARLLY; this is encoded by the coding sequence ATGGCAAAGGTATCACTGGAAAAAGATAAAATTAAGTTTCTGCTGGTTGAAGGTGTTCACCAGAAAGCGCTGGATAGCCTGCGTGCTGCGGGTTATACCAACATTGAATATCACAAAGGCGCGCTGAGCACCGAACAGCTGAAGGAATCGATCCGTGACGCCCATTTCATCGGTCTGCGTTCCCGTACAAATCTGACAGAAGAGGTGCTGGCCGCGGCTGAGAAGCTGGTGGCGGTAGGCTGCTTCTGCATCGGTACTAATCAGGTCGATCTGGATGCCGCAGCCAAACGCGGTGTGCCGGTATTTAACGCGCCGTTCTCTAATACGCGTTCCGTGGCTGAACTGGTGATCGGGGAACTGCTGCTGCTGTTGCGCGGAATACCGGAAGCCAATGCTAAAGCCCACCGCGGGATCTGGAACAAGCTGGCCTCAGGCTCGTTTGAAGCACGCGGCAAAAAGCTGGGCATTATTGGTTATGGTCATATCGGCACTCAGCTTGGCATTCTGGCGGAATCGCTGGGGATGTACGTGTATTTTTACGACATTGAAAATAAACTGCCCCTGGGCAATGCCACTCAGGTGCAACATCTTTCCGACCTGCTGAATATGAGTGACGTGGTTAGTCTGCACGTGCCGGAAAACGCCTCGACCAAAAATATGATGGGGCCGGAAGAACTGGCGCTGATGAAACCCGGTGCGTTGTTGATCAACGCCGCGCGTGGCACTGTGGTGGATATTCCTGCTCTGTGCGATGCGCTGTCACGTAAACATCTGGCCGGAGCGGCTATCGACGTCTTCCCGACTGAGCCTGCAACAAACACCGACCCGTTTACTTCGCCGCTGTGCGAGTTCGACAATGTGATACTGACGCCGCATATTGGCGGCTCCACCCAGGAAGCGCAGGAAAACATCGGCCTTGAAGTTGCTGGTAAACTGGCTAAATATTCCGACAATGGCTCTACGCTGTCAGCCGTCAACTTCCCGGAAGTGTCGCTGCCGTTACACGGCGGCCGCCGTCTGCTGCACATCCATGAAAACCGTCCTGGCGTATTAACCGCGATTAACCAAATCTTTGCCGCGCAGGGCATTAACATTGCCGCGCAGTTCTTGCAGACCTCATCAATGATGGGATATGTGGTTATTGATATTGAAGCTGAGGAAGATGTGGCCCAGCGCGCACTGCAAAGTATGAAAGCGATCCCGGGAACGATTCGCGCCCGGTTACTGTACTGA
- the mscS gene encoding small-conductance mechanosensitive channel MscS — protein sequence MDDLNVVDSINDAGSWLVTNQALLLSYVVNIVAAIAIIVVGVIVARVVSKAVDRVMIARHIDATVADFLSALVRYAIIGFTLIAALGRVGVQTASVIAVLGAAGLAVGLALQGSLSNLAAGVLLVIFRHFRSGEYVDLGGVAGTVLHVQIFSTTLRSSDGRYVVIPNGKIIAGNIINYSREPVRRNELVIGVSYDADIDQVKKILTDIIQSDERIIKDREMTVRMNELAASQVNFVIRIWSQSSDLQSVYWDVLERIKREFDAKGIEFPYQQMDVNLKRTKQEKEVDLVKH from the coding sequence ATGGATGATTTAAACGTCGTGGACAGTATCAATGATGCAGGCTCGTGGCTGGTAACCAATCAGGCGCTGCTGTTGAGTTATGTGGTGAATATCGTTGCGGCTATCGCGATTATCGTGGTTGGGGTGATTGTCGCGCGCGTGGTTTCAAAAGCGGTCGATCGCGTGATGATCGCCCGTCACATTGATGCCACCGTCGCGGACTTCCTCTCTGCGCTGGTACGTTACGCTATCATTGGTTTTACGCTGATCGCCGCGCTCGGCCGGGTCGGTGTCCAGACGGCGTCGGTGATTGCTGTACTGGGTGCAGCAGGTCTGGCGGTGGGTCTGGCGTTACAGGGATCGCTCTCTAACCTTGCTGCGGGCGTGCTGCTGGTCATCTTCCGCCACTTCCGCTCCGGTGAATATGTTGATTTAGGGGGCGTTGCCGGAACCGTGCTGCACGTGCAAATCTTTTCAACTACGCTGCGCTCATCCGATGGCCGCTATGTGGTTATTCCGAACGGTAAAATCATCGCCGGGAATATCATTAACTATTCGCGTGAACCGGTACGCCGTAACGAGCTGGTGATCGGCGTTTCCTATGACGCGGATATCGATCAGGTAAAAAAGATCCTGACCGATATTATCCAGTCGGACGAACGTATTATCAAAGATCGTGAAATGACGGTGCGAATGAACGAACTGGCGGCCTCCCAGGTCAACTTTGTGATCCGTATCTGGAGCCAAAGCAGCGATTTGCAGAGCGTATACTGGGATGTGCTGGAGCGCATTAAACGCGAGTTTGACGCGAAAGGTATTGAGTTCCCGTATCAGCAGATGGACGTTAACCTTAAGCGGACTAAACAAGAGAAAGAAGTCGATCTAGTGAAGCACTAA
- the pgk gene encoding phosphoglycerate kinase, with protein sequence MSVIKMTDLDLAGKRVFIRADLNVPVKEGKVTSDARIRASLPTIELALKQGAKVMVTSHLGRPTEGEYNEEFSLLPVVNYLKDKLSSPVRLVKDYLDGVEVADGELVVLENVRFNKGEKKDDEALSKKYAALCDVFVMDAFGTAHRAQASTHGIAKFADVACAGPLLAAELDALGKALKEPARPMVAIVGGSKVSTKLTVLDSLSKIADQLIVGGGIANTFVAAQGHNVGKSLYEADLVDEAKRLLTTCDIPVPTDVRVATEFSETATATLKSVSDIKDEEQILDLGDASAEKLAEILKNAKTILWNGPVGVFEFANFRKGTEVIANAIADSDAFSIAGGGDTLAAIDLFGISDKISYISTGGGAFLEFVEGKVLPAVAMLEERAKK encoded by the coding sequence ATGTCTGTAATTAAGATGACCGATTTGGATCTTGCTGGTAAACGCGTTTTCATCCGTGCGGATTTGAACGTACCAGTTAAAGAAGGGAAAGTGACCAGCGATGCGCGTATTCGTGCTTCTCTGCCGACTATCGAACTGGCCCTGAAACAAGGTGCTAAAGTGATGGTAACTTCTCACCTGGGTCGTCCTACCGAAGGCGAGTACAATGAAGAATTCTCTCTGCTGCCGGTAGTTAACTATCTGAAAGACAAACTCTCCAGCCCGGTTCGTCTGGTAAAAGATTACCTCGACGGTGTTGAAGTGGCTGACGGCGAGCTGGTCGTTCTGGAAAATGTTCGCTTTAACAAAGGCGAGAAAAAAGACGACGAAGCACTGTCCAAAAAATATGCAGCACTGTGTGATGTATTTGTGATGGATGCTTTCGGTACGGCTCACCGTGCCCAGGCGTCAACTCACGGCATCGCAAAATTCGCTGACGTAGCCTGTGCTGGTCCGCTGCTGGCAGCTGAACTGGATGCGCTGGGTAAAGCGCTGAAAGAACCAGCTCGTCCAATGGTTGCCATTGTGGGTGGTTCTAAAGTTTCCACCAAACTGACCGTTCTGGATTCCCTGTCTAAAATCGCTGACCAGCTGATCGTGGGCGGTGGTATCGCCAACACGTTTGTGGCAGCTCAGGGCCATAACGTAGGCAAATCTCTGTACGAAGCCGATCTGGTTGATGAAGCTAAACGCCTGCTGACCACCTGCGATATCCCGGTTCCGACGGATGTTCGCGTGGCTACCGAGTTCTCTGAAACGGCAACCGCAACCCTGAAATCCGTTAGCGATATCAAAGACGAAGAGCAGATCCTCGACCTGGGTGATGCTTCCGCTGAGAAACTGGCTGAAATCCTGAAAAATGCCAAAACCATCCTGTGGAACGGCCCGGTAGGCGTGTTCGAATTTGCTAACTTCCGCAAAGGCACCGAAGTTATCGCTAACGCGATCGCTGACAGCGACGCGTTCTCTATCGCGGGCGGCGGTGACACTCTGGCGGCTATCGACCTGTTCGGTATCTCCGACAAAATTTCCTATATCTCTACTGGCGGCGGCGCGTTCCTCGAATTCGTGGAAGGTAAAGTTCTGCCAGCAGTTGCCATGCTCGAAGAGCGTGCGAAGAAGTAA
- the zapA gene encoding cell division protein ZapA, translating to MSAQPVDIHIFGRSLRVNCPPEQRDALNQAADDLNQRLQDLKERTRVTNTEQLVFIAALNISYELTQEKAKTRDYAASMEQRIRMLQQTIEQALLEQGRISERSGPKFE from the coding sequence ATGTCTGCACAACCCGTCGATATCCATATTTTTGGCCGTTCACTCCGCGTGAATTGCCCGCCTGAACAAAGGGATGCCCTGAATCAGGCTGCGGACGATCTAAATCAGCGGTTGCAAGATCTGAAAGAACGCACTAGAGTCACTAATACTGAGCAGCTGGTTTTCATCGCCGCGTTGAACATCAGCTACGAGTTAACTCAGGAAAAGGCAAAAACCCGCGATTACGCTGCCAGCATGGAGCAACGTATTCGGATGCTGCAACAGACCATTGAACAAGCACTTCTTGAGCAAGGTCGCATATCCGAAAGATCGGGGCCAAAGTTTGAATAA
- the epd gene encoding erythrose-4-phosphate dehydrogenase: MTVRVAINGFGRIGRNVVRALYESGRRAEMTVVAINELADAAGIAHLLKYDTSHGRFAWDVRQEREQLFVGDDAIRLLHERSIEALPWGELGVDIVLDCTGVYGTRDHGNAHLTAGAKKVLFSHPGSNDLDATVVYGVNHDALQAEDRIVSNASCTTNCIIPIIKLLDDAFAIESGTVTTIHSAMHDQQVIDAYHPDLRRTRAASQSIIPVDTKLAAGIARILPQFDDCFEAIAVRVPTINVTAIDLSVTVKQPVKAIEVNQLLQKAARDAFHGIVDYTELPLVSTDFNHDPHSAIVDGTQTRVSGAHLIKTLVWCDNEWGFANRMLDTTLAMAAIGFR, translated from the coding sequence ATGACCGTACGTGTAGCGATTAATGGCTTCGGTCGCATTGGGCGCAACGTGGTTCGTGCTTTATATGAATCCGGGCGTCGGGCGGAAATGACCGTCGTGGCAATCAATGAACTGGCCGATGCAGCAGGTATCGCACATTTATTGAAATACGACACCAGCCACGGACGCTTTGCCTGGGATGTGCGCCAGGAGCGCGAGCAGCTTTTCGTCGGTGATGACGCTATCCGTCTTCTGCATGAGCGCTCAATTGAGGCGCTTCCCTGGGGTGAACTGGGTGTCGATATCGTGCTGGACTGTACCGGCGTATATGGCACTCGCGATCACGGGAACGCTCATCTGACTGCGGGAGCAAAAAAAGTTCTCTTTTCGCATCCTGGCAGTAACGATCTTGATGCGACAGTAGTCTATGGCGTTAATCATGACGCGCTACAAGCGGAAGACCGCATCGTCTCCAACGCCTCCTGTACCACAAATTGTATTATTCCGATCATTAAATTGCTGGATGATGCGTTTGCTATCGAGTCCGGCACGGTGACAACAATTCACTCTGCAATGCACGATCAACAGGTGATTGACGCTTACCATCCGGATCTGCGTCGTACACGTGCGGCGAGTCAATCCATTATCCCGGTTGATACAAAGCTGGCTGCGGGTATTGCCCGCATTCTGCCGCAGTTTGATGACTGTTTTGAAGCTATTGCCGTGCGCGTACCGACAATAAACGTGACGGCTATCGATCTTAGCGTCACCGTGAAGCAACCGGTAAAAGCCATTGAAGTCAATCAGTTGCTGCAAAAAGCAGCACGGGATGCATTTCATGGTATAGTTGACTATACGGAATTACCGTTAGTCTCAACTGATTTTAACCACGATCCGCACAGTGCTATTGTTGATGGCACACAAACGCGCGTAAGTGGTGCGCACCTGATTAAGACGCTCGTCTGGTGCGATAATGAATGGGGCTTTGCTAACCGAATGCTCGACACGACGTTAGCGATGGCAGCTATTGGTTTCAGGTAG
- the fbaA gene encoding class II fructose-bisphosphate aldolase — protein sequence MSKIFDFVKPGVITGDDVQKVFQVAKENNFALPAVNCVGTDSINAVLEAAAKVKAPVIVQFSNGGAQFIAGKGVKTDVPQGAAILGAISGAHHVHQMAEHYGVPVILHTDHCAKKLLPWIDGLLDAGEKHFAATGKPLFSSHMIDLSEESLEENIALCSQYLTRMAKIDMTLELELGCTGGEEDGVDNSHMDASALYTQPEDVDYAYTELSKISPRFTIAASFGNVHGVYKPGNVKLTPTILRDSQEYVSKKHNLPHNSLNFVFHGGSGSTAQEIKDSVSYGVVKMNIDTDTQWATWEGILNYYKTNEGYLQGQLGNPKGADQPNKKYYDPRVWLRAAQTSMITRLEQAFKELNAVDVL from the coding sequence ATGTCTAAAATTTTTGATTTCGTAAAACCAGGCGTCATTACTGGTGATGACGTACAGAAAGTCTTCCAGGTAGCGAAAGAAAACAACTTCGCACTGCCAGCGGTAAACTGCGTGGGTACCGACTCTATCAACGCCGTCCTTGAAGCTGCAGCGAAAGTTAAAGCCCCGGTTATTGTCCAGTTCTCTAACGGTGGTGCGCAGTTTATCGCCGGTAAAGGCGTAAAAACCGACGTTCCTCAGGGTGCTGCTATTCTTGGCGCAATCTCTGGCGCACATCATGTACATCAGATGGCTGAACACTACGGCGTGCCGGTGATCCTGCACACTGACCACTGCGCGAAAAAATTGCTGCCGTGGATTGACGGCCTGCTGGATGCGGGTGAAAAACACTTCGCTGCTACCGGCAAACCGCTGTTCTCTTCCCACATGATTGATCTGTCTGAAGAATCTCTGGAAGAAAACATCGCGCTGTGCTCTCAGTACCTGACCCGCATGGCGAAAATCGACATGACGCTGGAACTGGAACTGGGTTGCACCGGTGGTGAAGAAGATGGTGTGGACAACAGCCACATGGACGCCTCTGCGCTGTACACTCAGCCGGAAGACGTTGATTACGCGTATACCGAGCTGAGCAAAATCAGCCCGCGTTTCACCATCGCGGCGTCCTTCGGTAACGTACACGGCGTTTACAAGCCGGGTAACGTTAAACTGACCCCAACCATCCTGCGCGACTCTCAGGAATATGTTTCTAAGAAACATAACCTGCCGCACAACAGCCTGAACTTCGTATTCCACGGCGGTTCCGGTTCTACTGCTCAGGAAATCAAAGACTCCGTTAGCTATGGCGTAGTGAAAATGAACATTGATACCGATACCCAGTGGGCAACCTGGGAAGGTATCCTGAACTACTACAAAACTAACGAAGGCTATCTGCAGGGCCAGCTGGGTAACCCGAAAGGCGCAGATCAGCCGAACAAAAAATACTACGACCCGCGTGTGTGGCTGCGTGCTGCGCAGACATCCATGATTACGCGTCTGGAACAGGCTTTCAAAGAGCTGAATGCCGTAGACGTTCTGTAA
- a CDS encoding 5-formyltetrahydrofolate cyclo-ligase codes for MTVSSVTSLQRQEIRRLIRQRRRSLSIEQQTDMAQQAAARMMAYPPVVMAHSVALFLSFDGELDTRPLIDQLWRAGKRVYLPVLHPFSAGNLLFLRYHPQSELVMNRLKIQEPRLDVREVLPLAQLDVLIVPLVAFDAQGQRLGMGGGFYDRTLQHWQQYRLQPVGYAHDCQQVDAIPVEEWDIPLPAVVTPSVVREW; via the coding sequence ATGACAGTATCTTCCGTCACATCACTTCAGCGTCAGGAAATTCGCCGCCTTATCCGGCAGCGCCGTCGTTCTCTCTCGATTGAACAACAAACCGATATGGCCCAGCAGGCCGCTGCCCGTATGATGGCGTATCCGCCCGTAGTCATGGCGCATTCTGTGGCGCTGTTTCTCTCTTTTGATGGCGAACTTGATACCCGACCGCTGATCGACCAGCTCTGGCGCGCGGGCAAACGCGTTTATCTTCCGGTTTTGCATCCGTTTAGCGCCGGCAATTTGCTGTTTTTACGTTATCATCCGCAAAGTGAGCTGGTAATGAATCGTCTGAAAATTCAGGAACCCAGGCTGGACGTGCGTGAGGTATTGCCGCTGGCACAGCTGGATGTTCTGATCGTCCCGCTGGTGGCGTTTGACGCTCAGGGCCAGCGTCTGGGGATGGGCGGTGGATTTTACGATCGGACATTGCAGCACTGGCAACAGTATCGCTTACAGCCGGTCGGTTACGCGCATGACTGCCAGCAGGTGGACGCGATACCGGTTGAAGAGTGGGATATTCCGCTACCGGCGGTGGTAACACCGTCTGTTGTCCGGGAGTGGTAA
- a CDS encoding oxidative stress defense protein has product MKFKVMALAALVSLGAMSASANELPNGPHIVTSGTASVDAVPDIATLAIEVNIAAKDAASAKKQADERVAQYLTFLEQNGVAKKDIRSANLRTQPDYDYQNGKSILKGYQAVRTVEVTLRELDKLNALLDGALKAGLNEIRSVSLGVAKPDTYKDQARKAAIDDAVRQAQELASGFKGTLGPVYSVRYHVSNYQPSPMVRMMKADAAPASAQESYEQATIQFDDQVDVVFELQPGQNANQNQNAATPETAEKAQ; this is encoded by the coding sequence GTGAAGTTTAAAGTGATGGCCCTGGCGGCACTGGTGAGTTTAGGCGCAATGTCGGCTTCGGCAAATGAACTGCCGAATGGTCCGCATATTGTCACTTCCGGCACGGCGAGCGTTGATGCTGTTCCGGATATTGCAACGCTGGCAATTGAAGTTAACATCGCGGCCAAAGATGCTGCGTCAGCCAAGAAACAAGCTGACGAGCGTGTGGCGCAATATCTCACTTTCCTTGAACAAAATGGCGTAGCGAAAAAGGACATCCGTTCCGCCAATTTGCGTACCCAGCCTGATTACGATTATCAGAACGGGAAAAGCATTCTTAAAGGGTATCAGGCGGTAAGAACGGTTGAAGTGACGCTGCGCGAGCTGGATAAGCTTAACGCCCTGTTAGACGGTGCGCTGAAAGCGGGGCTGAACGAAATTCGTTCCGTCTCGTTAGGCGTGGCAAAACCTGATACCTATAAAGATCAGGCGCGTAAAGCGGCCATTGATGATGCTGTTCGTCAGGCGCAGGAACTGGCTTCCGGCTTTAAAGGTACGCTGGGGCCGGTATATAGCGTGCGCTATCATGTTTCCAATTATCAGCCGAGCCCGATGGTGCGGATGATGAAAGCTGACGCGGCCCCGGCCTCAGCTCAGGAATCCTACGAGCAGGCAACGATTCAGTTTGACGATCAGGTCGATGTGGTATTTGAACTGCAGCCTGGACAGAACGCGAATCAGAACCAGAATGCCGCGACGCCTGAGACGGCAGAAAAAGCGCAGTAA
- a CDS encoding ECF transporter S component translates to MAQRRFSSLSLALIVMCIAINMVGGQLASMLKLPIFLDSIGTFISAILLGPWIGMLTGLLTNLLWGLLTDPIAAAFAPVAMVIGLVAGWLARAGWFRTLPKVIASGVIITLAVTLVAVPLRTWLFGGVTGSGADLFVAWMHSMGQNLVESVAVTVLGANLVDKILTAIVVWVLLRQLPQRTLRHFPGTTAVR, encoded by the coding sequence ATGGCTCAACGCCGTTTTTCCAGTCTCTCTCTGGCACTAATCGTGATGTGTATTGCTATCAATATGGTCGGGGGGCAGCTGGCGAGTATGTTGAAGTTGCCCATTTTTCTGGATTCAATCGGAACATTCATTAGCGCGATTCTGCTGGGACCGTGGATCGGCATGTTAACCGGGCTGCTGACGAATCTACTCTGGGGTCTGTTGACCGATCCTATCGCTGCCGCATTTGCCCCTGTTGCCATGGTCATTGGGCTGGTCGCAGGCTGGCTGGCACGAGCCGGCTGGTTTCGGACTCTGCCAAAAGTCATTGCTAGCGGTGTGATTATTACGCTTGCCGTAACGTTAGTCGCTGTACCACTGCGCACCTGGCTGTTTGGCGGCGTAACCGGCAGCGGTGCCGATCTTTTCGTCGCGTGGATGCACTCGATGGGGCAAAACCTGGTTGAATCTGTCGCTGTTACCGTTCTGGGCGCAAATCTGGTCGATAAAATCCTTACAGCGATCGTCGTCTGGGTGCTGCTGCGCCAGCTTCCGCAACGGACGCTGCGGCATTTTCCGGGAACAACGGCGGTCCGCTAA
- the argP gene encoding DNA-binding transcriptional regulator ArgP, translating to MKRPDYRTLQALDAVIRERGFERAAQKLCITQSAVSQRIKQLENMFGQPLLVRTVPPRPTEQGQKLLALLRQVEMLEEEWLGDEQTGSTPLLLSLAVNADSLATWLLPALAPVLVDSPIRLNLQVEDETRTQERLRRGEVVGAVSIQPQALPSCLVDPLGALDYLFVASKEFAARYFPNGVTRSALLKAPAVAFDHLDDMHQAFLQQNFDLPPGSVPCHIVNSSEAFVQLARQGTTCCMIPHLQIEKELKSGELIDLTPGLYQRRMLYWHRFAPESRMMRNVTDALLEHGHRVLRQV from the coding sequence ATGAAACGTCCGGACTACAGAACGTTACAGGCGCTGGATGCAGTGATCCGTGAACGTGGATTTGAACGCGCAGCGCAGAAGCTATGCATTACCCAGTCCGCCGTCTCACAGCGTATTAAACAGTTAGAAAATATGTTTGGACAACCGCTACTGGTACGTACTGTTCCACCACGTCCAACCGAGCAGGGACAAAAGCTGCTGGCATTATTACGTCAAGTTGAGATGCTGGAAGAGGAATGGCTGGGCGATGAGCAGACCGGCTCTACCCCGCTGCTGCTGTCGCTGGCGGTAAACGCCGACAGTCTGGCCACCTGGCTGCTGCCTGCCCTGGCCCCGGTTCTGGTCGATTCGCCAATACGCCTGAATCTACAGGTGGAAGATGAAACGCGTACGCAGGAGCGTTTACGGCGTGGTGAAGTGGTGGGTGCGGTAAGTATTCAGCCGCAGGCGCTGCCAAGCTGTCTGGTCGATCCCCTTGGTGCGCTGGATTATCTATTTGTGGCGTCGAAAGAGTTTGCAGCGCGATATTTTCCTAACGGGGTTACCCGCTCGGCGCTATTAAAGGCCCCTGCCGTCGCGTTTGATCATCTGGATGATATGCATCAGGCATTTTTACAGCAGAATTTTGATTTGCCGCCGGGCAGCGTGCCCTGCCACATCGTTAACTCATCGGAAGCGTTCGTTCAGCTGGCGCGTCAGGGAACAACATGCTGTATGATCCCGCACCTGCAAATAGAAAAAGAGCTTAAAAGTGGCGAGCTTATCGATCTGACGCCGGGTCTGTATCAACGTCGAATGCTGTACTGGCACCGTTTTGCACCAGAGAGTCGGATGATGCGCAATGTTACCGATGCGCTGCTGGAACATGGGCACCGGGTGCTGCGCCAGGTTTGA
- a CDS encoding PPC domain-containing DNA-binding protein — MEHLNLPAGAHFYALRLLPGQEVFAQLHAFIHAHHIHAGWIAGCTGSLTDVALRYAGREETTRLAGTYEVISLNGTLELTGEHLHLAVSDPDGVMLGGHMMPGCTVRTTLELIIGELKSLSFSRQPCAISGYDELVITPRN, encoded by the coding sequence ATGGAACATTTAAACCTCCCTGCTGGCGCGCACTTTTACGCCCTTCGTCTTCTTCCTGGTCAGGAAGTCTTTGCTCAACTCCATGCTTTCATTCATGCACATCATATCCATGCCGGATGGATTGCAGGCTGTACCGGGAGCCTCACCGATGTTGCGTTACGCTATGCCGGCCGCGAAGAAACGACCCGATTAGCCGGGACGTATGAAGTGATTTCACTCAATGGCACGCTGGAGCTAACGGGCGAACATCTGCATCTTGCGGTGTCCGATCCGGACGGCGTTATGCTCGGGGGACATATGATGCCCGGCTGTACCGTGCGTACCACCCTTGAACTGATTATTGGCGAACTGAAATCACTCTCGTTTAGCCGCCAGCCATGCGCCATTTCTGGCTATGACGAGCTGGTTATTACGCCACGCAACTAG
- the argO gene encoding arginine exporter ArgO — protein MLSYYFQGLILGAAMILPLGPQNAFVMNQGIRRQYHIMIAFLCAVSDMALICAGVFGGSALLVQSPWLLAIVTWGGVAFLLWYGFGALKTAMSRHLALASAEVMRQGRWKIIATMLAVTWLNPHVYLDTFVVLGSLGGQLESVPRRWFAAGTVSASFLWFFGLALLAAWLAPRLRTARAQRTINIVVGCVMWFIAFQLAKEGVNHIQTLFN, from the coding sequence ATGTTATCTTATTATTTTCAGGGGCTTATACTAGGTGCCGCAATGATCCTGCCACTCGGGCCACAAAATGCCTTTGTGATGAATCAGGGGATCCGTCGACAGTATCACATCATGATCGCCTTTCTCTGCGCGGTAAGTGATATGGCGCTGATTTGCGCCGGCGTATTTGGCGGCAGCGCACTGCTGGTGCAATCGCCCTGGCTGCTGGCTATTGTGACCTGGGGCGGAGTGGCTTTCTTACTGTGGTACGGTTTTGGCGCACTAAAAACTGCCATGAGTCGTCATCTGGCGCTGGCCAGCGCGGAAGTTATGCGCCAGGGACGCTGGAAAATTATCGCGACCATGCTGGCAGTCACGTGGCTTAATCCGCATGTTTATCTCGACACTTTTGTCGTGCTGGGCAGTCTTGGTGGCCAGTTGGAGAGCGTGCCGCGACGCTGGTTTGCCGCGGGCACCGTCAGCGCCTCGTTCCTGTGGTTCTTTGGTCTTGCACTGCTGGCCGCATGGTTGGCCCCCCGTCTGCGCACGGCAAGGGCACAACGTACCATCAATATTGTGGTAGGCTGCGTTATGTGGTTTATCGCTTTTCAGCTGGCGAAAGAAGGCGTTAATCACATTCAGACATTGTTTAACTAA